A region from the Fibrobacter sp. genome encodes:
- the murJ gene encoding murein biosynthesis integral membrane protein MurJ translates to MNKAAIIVAVSMLLSRVLGIFREMLLAHAAGVSLEKNALDLAFMVPDILNHVVSTGFLSIIFIPIFTGYKVAGDEKGGWKFFSNVLNTFGIALLILVVPAFIWMQELLQLLTVDGATPELIERATYYGRIILPGQVFIFVGSILVAVQHTRKQFLIPSLTGLIYNVAIVLGGIAGIALGKYTGTDYGLEGFAWGVPVGAFVGFFALQILGARRGGVHYELIVQPTHPDIVRYFKMMLPMSLGVGSMFGLEFIIRSFGANFGTGGISSLNYAYRVMYTLVAVFGFSVSVTSYPDMARLVKEGDFPQLNRKIWKSLSRMFCILIPAVVAVWALSFPAVRILFERGAFQRETTEAISEILRWYLPVSLGLCLQAVLVRSFYACERMWVPTLLNTGIFAATIPAYILLGAPEVGLGIKSVPIVGATGAILQVLSMIFMWAKKNGTDGMKDALLNMGRALVAFGIMIFAAIGLDRVSGEFVRNTSLVLLVIYACAAGIALFTLTLIIQRYLGSKDAKDILNELLGKVLRKLHLAK, encoded by the coding sequence ATGAACAAAGCCGCCATAATTGTCGCCGTATCCATGCTCCTGAGCCGCGTTCTCGGAATTTTCCGTGAAATGCTGCTCGCACACGCAGCGGGCGTCTCTCTCGAAAAGAACGCGCTCGACCTCGCCTTCATGGTTCCGGACATCCTGAACCATGTGGTGAGTACCGGATTCCTCTCCATCATCTTCATCCCGATTTTCACGGGCTACAAGGTGGCAGGCGACGAGAAGGGCGGCTGGAAATTCTTCAGCAACGTCCTGAACACCTTCGGCATCGCGCTCCTGATTCTCGTGGTTCCCGCATTCATCTGGATGCAGGAACTCTTGCAGTTGCTTACCGTAGACGGCGCCACGCCGGAACTTATCGAGCGCGCCACGTACTATGGCCGCATTATCTTGCCGGGCCAGGTGTTCATCTTCGTGGGCAGCATCCTGGTTGCAGTGCAGCACACCCGCAAGCAGTTCCTGATTCCCTCGCTCACGGGCCTCATCTACAACGTGGCCATCGTGCTCGGCGGCATCGCGGGTATCGCGCTCGGCAAGTACACCGGCACGGATTACGGCCTGGAAGGATTCGCCTGGGGCGTGCCGGTGGGCGCCTTCGTCGGCTTCTTCGCGCTCCAGATTCTCGGCGCCCGGCGTGGCGGCGTGCACTACGAGCTTATCGTGCAGCCCACCCATCCCGATATCGTGCGCTACTTCAAGATGATGCTCCCGATGTCGCTCGGCGTGGGCTCCATGTTCGGGCTCGAATTCATCATCAGGAGCTTCGGCGCGAACTTCGGCACCGGCGGCATTTCGAGCCTCAACTACGCCTACCGCGTCATGTACACGCTGGTGGCAGTGTTCGGGTTCTCCGTAAGCGTCACGAGCTACCCCGACATGGCGCGCCTCGTAAAAGAAGGCGACTTCCCGCAGCTCAACCGCAAAATCTGGAAGAGCCTCTCGCGCATGTTCTGCATATTGATCCCCGCAGTGGTCGCCGTGTGGGCCCTGAGCTTCCCGGCGGTGCGCATATTGTTCGAGCGCGGCGCCTTCCAGCGCGAAACCACCGAAGCCATTTCCGAAATCCTCCGCTGGTACCTGCCCGTAAGCCTCGGGCTCTGCCTGCAGGCGGTTCTCGTGCGTAGCTTCTACGCCTGCGAACGCATGTGGGTGCCCACCCTCCTCAACACCGGCATCTTCGCCGCGACCATTCCCGCGTACATTTTGCTCGGCGCTCCCGAAGTGGGACTCGGCATCAAGAGCGTGCCCATCGTAGGCGCTACGGGCGCCATACTGCAGGTGCTCTCCATGATATTCATGTGGGCCAAGAAGAACGGCACCGACGGCATGAAGGACGCGCTCCTCAACATGGGCCGCGCGCTCGTCGCCTTCGGCATCATGATATTCGCCGCCATCGGCCTCGACCGCGTCTCCGGCGAGTTCGTCCGCAACACGAGCCTTGTACTGCTCGTCATCTACGCCTGCGCCGCCGGCATCGCGCTATTCACGCTCACGCTCATCATCCAGCGCTACCTCGGCAGCAAAGACGCGAAGGACATCCTGAACGAACTCCTCGGCAAGGTGCTCCGCAAGCTTCACCTGGCCAAGTAA
- a CDS encoding DUF4954 family protein yields the protein MLKNSVLSSLSEGLKAAKANGGKFRSLSAEEISALEKDGNRCEDWSRVQVDANFAPGRIRNSVFMGDVRLPAFYGTLLLPGDVSFPTGIYDSLVYNSIVENALVYKVGMLCNVLVRNSAVVQNVGSLVSSGKINYMIGSSIAVGNEMGARKVRVFPDITADLVDVQLFHKGEPDVEAAFDEQLKLFREETALPFGVVGKGAVVSNTNIVRNSWIGSHARIEGASKIRNTVILSSLEESTHIYDSVIIENSDVQMGVKVHTGAEVQGSVLMSRVKVGCKAIVKSSILAPCCHIEEGEVNSSYVGPLVQMHHHSLLIAALWPDGCGNIGYGANVGSNHTGRMPDQEIMPGQGMFFGLGVNIKFPANYRESPYTLVASGVTTLPQRLKFPFSLIRPGDPQLMGVPARLNEIVPGWNYTRNAYALDRNFFKYSQRGKGCVSASFFGMFHPETVRQVFDAYNRLQVTQVRDLYTKEHVDGLGENFMRERVRQDALHAYSEYLERYVLELLIALVESDETLLKQTPRELRKLLTGDLNRDVARVIALPDTLDELVKRYRILEKNWFENVFHGLDKDIERGREIFDDYDSAHPVDTAFLEWEKARFEESVKRLSNVLKNIG from the coding sequence GTGCTGAAGAACAGTGTTTTGTCGTCGCTCTCCGAAGGATTGAAGGCGGCGAAGGCCAACGGCGGAAAGTTCCGTTCCCTTTCTGCAGAAGAAATCTCTGCGCTCGAGAAGGACGGCAACCGTTGTGAGGACTGGAGCCGCGTCCAGGTCGACGCGAATTTCGCTCCCGGCCGTATACGCAATTCCGTTTTCATGGGCGACGTCCGCCTGCCCGCTTTTTACGGCACGCTCCTTTTGCCGGGCGATGTCTCGTTCCCGACGGGAATTTACGATAGCCTCGTGTACAACAGCATTGTCGAGAACGCGCTCGTGTACAAGGTGGGCATGCTCTGCAACGTGCTGGTGCGCAACAGCGCGGTGGTGCAGAACGTGGGTTCGCTGGTGAGCAGCGGCAAGATTAATTACATGATCGGTTCCTCTATCGCGGTGGGCAACGAGATGGGTGCGCGCAAGGTGCGCGTGTTCCCGGACATCACCGCCGACCTCGTGGACGTGCAGCTTTTCCACAAGGGCGAACCCGACGTCGAGGCCGCGTTCGACGAGCAGCTGAAGCTGTTCCGCGAAGAGACGGCGCTGCCGTTCGGCGTGGTGGGCAAGGGAGCCGTGGTGAGCAACACGAACATTGTCCGCAACAGCTGGATTGGTTCGCACGCGCGAATCGAGGGCGCGTCCAAGATTCGCAATACGGTCATTTTGAGTTCGCTCGAGGAATCGACGCACATCTACGATTCCGTCATCATCGAGAATTCCGACGTGCAGATGGGCGTGAAGGTGCATACCGGCGCCGAGGTGCAGGGCAGCGTGCTCATGAGCCGCGTGAAGGTGGGCTGCAAGGCGATTGTCAAGTCTTCCATTCTGGCGCCGTGCTGCCATATCGAGGAAGGCGAGGTCAACAGTTCGTACGTGGGCCCGCTCGTGCAGATGCATCACCATTCGCTTTTGATTGCGGCGCTCTGGCCCGACGGCTGCGGCAATATCGGCTACGGCGCGAATGTCGGGAGCAACCATACGGGACGTATGCCCGACCAGGAAATCATGCCCGGGCAGGGGATGTTCTTCGGGCTCGGCGTGAACATCAAGTTCCCGGCGAACTACCGCGAGTCTCCCTACACGCTCGTCGCGAGCGGGGTGACGACGTTGCCGCAGAGGCTCAAGTTCCCGTTCTCGCTCATACGCCCGGGTGACCCGCAGCTGATGGGCGTGCCCGCGCGCCTCAACGAGATTGTGCCCGGCTGGAACTACACGCGCAACGCCTATGCGCTCGACCGCAACTTCTTCAAGTATTCCCAGCGCGGCAAGGGCTGCGTGTCCGCCTCGTTCTTCGGCATGTTCCATCCGGAGACGGTGCGCCAGGTGTTCGACGCCTACAACCGCCTGCAGGTGACGCAGGTGCGCGACTTGTACACGAAGGAACATGTCGACGGCCTGGGCGAGAATTTTATGCGCGAACGCGTGCGCCAGGATGCGCTGCATGCTTACAGTGAGTACCTGGAACGCTACGTGCTCGAATTGCTGATTGCGCTTGTGGAAAGCGACGAGACGCTGTTGAAGCAGACCCCGCGCGAGCTGCGCAAGCTTTTGACCGGGGATTTGAACCGCGACGTGGCCCGCGTAATCGCCTTGCCCGATACGCTCGACGAACTGGTGAAGCGCTACCGCATTCTCGAGAAGAACTGGTTCGAGAACGTGTTCCACGGGCTCGACAAGGATATCGAGCGCGGCCGTGAAATATTCGACGACTACGACAGCGCGCATCCGGTGGATACCGCCTTCTTGGAGTGGGAAAAGGCCCGCTTCGAGGAATCGGTGAAGCGCCTTTCGAACGTGCTCAAGAACATCGGGTAG
- a CDS encoding winged helix-turn-helix transcriptional regulator, with protein MATKRDRQKTTQKTTQKTAQKILDAISNNPNVTRSELSEICGISDSGVKWQLKSLENSGQISRIGGDRGGHWEINERY; from the coding sequence ATTGCTACTAAACGTGACAGGCAAAAAACTACCCAGAAAACTACCCAGAAAACTGCCCAGAAAATACTTGACGCAATATCGAACAATCCAAATGTGACTAGGTCAGAGCTGTCAGAAATCTGTGGGATATCTGATAGCGGAGTAAAATGGCAATTAAAAAGTCTCGAAAATTCCGGTCAAATATCTCGAATTGGAGGAGATCGGGGCGGGCACTGGGAAATAAACGAACGATATTAG
- a CDS encoding glycosyltransferase yields MKVLVIGSVYPRFHEDAEVPWLRASVAHLKKAGIGIQILAPAYKGLKSHEIDGVKVNRFRYAPASWEILTHEEGAPSKMASKPWLQLLAIPYIISGFFRCLSICRRWKPDVIHAHWPFPHAYIALGAAKLFRIPLVLNFHGAELLLIRKKKWVKPFLKFAIGQAQAVFANSSFTAGKIKALRNVNVEWSPYGTTLEGGSLPLAPAADAASATPSSGRTALSDSSLSAHGPRMVEGTPQRPVPHKVTGKFKILFVGRHIERKGICYLIEAAKYLPRDKFEIRIVGVGDLTEKLKELAKAVDTPAARHAEGPAEIIFTGKLSPEALANEYKTANVFTLPAIVDNKGDTEGLGVVLIEAMELGLPVVASDVGGIPDVVVDGESGILVPEKDPQALANAYKRLESDPALVQQLLEGSRRRIAECFTWDGIVARQIETYNRVAGTAKKT; encoded by the coding sequence ATGAAAGTCCTCGTCATAGGCTCCGTCTACCCCAGGTTCCACGAAGACGCAGAAGTCCCGTGGTTAAGGGCATCCGTCGCTCACCTCAAAAAAGCGGGCATCGGCATCCAGATACTCGCGCCCGCCTACAAAGGCCTCAAGAGCCACGAAATCGACGGCGTGAAAGTGAACCGCTTCCGCTACGCGCCCGCGAGCTGGGAAATCCTCACGCACGAAGAAGGCGCCCCCTCCAAGATGGCAAGCAAGCCCTGGCTGCAACTCCTCGCCATCCCCTACATCATCAGCGGGTTCTTCAGGTGTCTCTCCATCTGCCGCAGGTGGAAGCCCGACGTGATTCACGCCCACTGGCCCTTCCCGCACGCCTACATCGCTCTCGGCGCCGCCAAGCTTTTCCGAATCCCCCTGGTGCTCAATTTCCACGGGGCCGAACTCCTGCTCATCCGCAAAAAGAAATGGGTGAAGCCGTTCCTCAAATTCGCCATCGGCCAGGCGCAGGCGGTGTTCGCGAACTCGAGCTTTACCGCGGGCAAAATCAAGGCGCTCCGCAACGTGAACGTGGAATGGAGCCCGTACGGGACTACACTGGAAGGGGGAAGCCTCCCCCTCGCTCCTGCCGCAGACGCGGCATCCGCTACCCCTTCTAGCGGGCGGACAGCACTTAGCGATTCATCGCTTAGTGCGCATGGTCCCCGGATGGTGGAGGGCACCCCGCAACGCCCCGTTCCGCACAAAGTAACAGGCAAGTTCAAGATTCTTTTCGTAGGCCGCCACATCGAGCGCAAGGGCATCTGCTACCTCATCGAGGCCGCGAAGTACCTGCCCCGCGACAAGTTCGAAATCCGCATCGTGGGCGTGGGCGACCTGACGGAAAAACTGAAGGAACTGGCAAAAGCAGTGGACACACCTGCCGCACGTCATGCCGAAGGGCCCGCAGAAATCATTTTCACCGGCAAGCTTTCGCCGGAAGCGCTCGCCAACGAATACAAGACCGCGAACGTGTTCACGCTTCCCGCCATCGTCGACAACAAGGGCGATACCGAAGGCCTCGGCGTCGTGCTCATCGAGGCGATGGAACTCGGGCTCCCCGTAGTGGCCAGCGACGTCGGCGGCATCCCCGACGTAGTCGTGGACGGCGAAAGCGGCATTCTCGTGCCGGAAAAAGACCCGCAGGCCCTCGCAAACGCATACAAGCGACTCGAAAGCGACCCCGCGCTCGTACAGCAGCTGCTCGAAGGCAGCCGCAGGCGCATCGCCGAATGTTTTACCTGGGATGGTATCGTCGCACGGCAAATCGAAACCTACAACAGGGTTGCCGGAACGGCGAAAAAAACATAG
- a CDS encoding M48 family metalloprotease, protein MLLVILLCLEFVLRLVLEVRECRAVQARVNAFTVMRLIPLVNDIVPLPENREQPQVGNFVAMHEEGHKNLHHSILRNLVKVAIALVAIWFLAALMVRWQANFVEAVLWLHLAAIPFRVFFHFYCWTQEYEADGYALKKTDKKIAKNALQELVRCEYPHTPLFALVYREHPTAVLRKKRLLNK, encoded by the coding sequence ATGCTCCTCGTTATTCTGCTTTGCCTGGAATTCGTGTTGCGCCTCGTGCTCGAGGTGCGCGAGTGCCGTGCCGTGCAGGCCCGCGTAAATGCGTTTACGGTGATGCGCCTGATTCCGCTGGTAAACGATATCGTGCCGCTTCCGGAAAACCGCGAGCAGCCGCAGGTCGGCAACTTCGTGGCGATGCACGAGGAAGGGCACAAGAACCTGCACCATTCCATTCTGCGGAACTTGGTGAAGGTCGCCATCGCGCTTGTGGCCATCTGGTTTTTGGCCGCGTTGATGGTCCGCTGGCAGGCGAATTTTGTGGAAGCCGTTTTGTGGCTGCATTTGGCCGCGATACCGTTCCGCGTGTTCTTCCATTTTTACTGCTGGACCCAGGAATACGAGGCCGACGGTTACGCGTTAAAGAAGACCGACAAGAAGATTGCGAAGAACGCCTTGCAGGAACTTGTGCGCTGCGAGTATCCGCATACGCCGCTGTTCGCGCTCGTTTATAGGGAGCACCCGACCGCGGTGCTGCGCAAGAAGAGATTGCTGAATAAGTAG